The stretch of DNA ggtgctcatcaatggctcctcctcatcctggagagtagtgactagtggggtgccacagggttctgtcttgggcccagtcttgttcaacatctttatcaatgacttggatgatgggcttgagggaatcctgagcaagtttgcaggtgacaccaaattgggaggggtggctaacaccccagaggacaggatcacacttcagaatgaccttaacagattagacaactgggccaaagcaaacaagatgaattttaacaaggagaaatgtaaagtactacacttgggcaaaaaaaatgaaaggcacaaatacaggatgggagacacctggcttgagagcagtacatgtgaaaaggatctaggagttttggttgaccacaaacttgacatgagtcagcagtgtgatgcagcagctaaaaaagccaatgcaattctgggctgcatcaataggagtatagcatctagatcaagggaagtaatagtaccactgtattctgctctggtcagacctcacctgcagtattgtgtccagttctgggcaccacagttcaagaaggatactgataagctggaacgtgtccagaagagggcaaccaaaatggtcaaaggcctggaaacgatgccttatgaggaacggcttagggagctgggtatgtttggcctggagaagagaaggttaaggggtgatatgataaccatgttcaaatatataaaaggatgtcatataaaggagggagaaaggttgttttctgctgctccagagaagcggacacggagcaacggattcaaactacaagaaagaaaattccacctaaacattaggaagaacttcctgacagtaagagctgttcggcagtggaatttgctgccaaggagtgtggtggagtctccttctttggaggtctttaagcagaggcttgacagccatctgtcaggaatgctttgatggtgtttcctgcttggcagggggttggactggatggcccttgtggtctcttccaactctatgattctatgaagaaaaaaaagtgaccctggccaaagtgaatcagctctttactgaccttgccccacccccagcttgtagCCAGGTAAGCGCACCCACCCTCAGTACAATATGGTCTTATTTTATTgttcagtacattgattattgactTCATTTTATGGAGCTATGGCCTTGTTAGACAGTAAactccatgttaaattgctgttttagggggtgtttttcatcgtctagaacagatcaattcacttttccattaATTTCTATGGAAAAGTGCACCTCTACTTATGTACGTTTCTAGTTATGACCGGACCTCCGGagcggattatggttgtaagtagaTGTTCCACTGCAATGGTTAAAATACTTCTAAATAAATTACTTATGTCCATCATAATACAAAGATAAAAACAAGCCTAGAGGTGGTCCCTATAAGTTAATATTAGTGCATGTATCAAAGCTGTCTCATGCAGCCACAAAATTAATAAATCTATGCCCTAACAAAACTGGTCCCAATGAGCTGCCCCAGCACATCAAAGTCACCCATTGCCAATTATTTTCTAATTAAAAAGTAGGGaaggttgggggaaggggggcaatTTGAATCAAAGAAATGCTGTATAAGATAAGGCTGCTTCTGAGAAGAGGGTTAGAATgtcatgctttagctgagattctggaAATTGGTACAGTAGAAGGCACAAAATTTGGCCGTGTGAAGTAGAAATCCATCAGCCTTAGGAAGAAACTTACAGATGGGTTTAATAGCAGATCCTGCATCTGAAGTTGTTGGAAGGCTACTGATGTAGACAGCAGCTGGGCTGTTATGTCCAAAATCTGGAGTCCCCAATTTCATAAAAAGATAAAGTCAGATAGAAATAATGGCAAAGCAGGACTCCTTTTTATACAAATTGGGTCAACAGCAGGGAAAAATCATAGGGGGACAACCCTGAGATAACTTCTGAAATGATCTCTCAGCTGACCTTTGAATGAAACCAGTTGTAGTCAGGGCATGCACAAATTTTAAGCCATTTATTTGTGGTCAGTTACAactctctccctgctttcctgTGCATTCTCCAGCAGGTGTCAAGAGCTTCAACTCTAGATATTTTGGTCTGGAGACAGCAGGGGTTAATAGGCATTTAGAATGTGTCTAGTGGGTGCTCCCCACTTAATGCGACTTCACTTATGCCCACAGGGTCCAGAATGTGGCCCCTGCATAAGTGGGGGGGCACCTGTATCATCTACTATCATCTATGGCTTTCATTTTCTCATTCAGCTCAGGGTGGCAATTTTCTAACACTTCTGGCTTTGGAATAGCAGGTTATATAGCAGGACATGGCTAAGACTAGAGTGTAGTGTAAAGCAACCAGATAGCCATACTCTGCCTCCTGGTGGTGGAGTCTGCTACCAGAAATCTTCTATAGTACTACACCACCTTTGGACTGAAGCTTTTCGCCTTGAAATGACTTGGCCCATCCCAAAATGTATACATCTGCCACGTAGAAAGCTGACACTGTAGGGTGCCTTAGCACTATCTCTTGACCCCTAGCTTCATTTCCATGTAGGACCCTGCCACATACAATTCCCTCCCTGCCAATACAACCACAGGAAAGTCACTCAGGACTTTTCAACCCAGAAGAAAACCTGGGTCATCCCAGAtggctaaaaataataatgggcgATTCATACTTCAAAATAACCCATGGACTTACCATAGGCCTCTTTGTGCATGTTTGTGAATAATCCTATTCCAGAATGCTTCAACCTCCAGTCCCCCATTTGATGTTTATGGCTTTGAAAACTGCCAAGCTTCCTTAATAATTGCAAACAGCATCCGTTCACTGTGCAAATTCATcagtaacataaaataaaaacactggaAGTTTCCAGCCCAAAATCACTGACTGCCAAACAAGCAAGGTACTTCAGGCAAACTAACCACATCTAGAAGATAGAAACAACCTCCTTGGTGAGCCGAACCACCCACCAAAACAACCTGCCTTGTCACAACTGCATTTCAATTTATTAGCCTTCATGCAGCCAGTTATTGGCATTGCTTCAGCTCTTCTACAGCCTCCCCCACATTAAATtgtaaaaaatgagaaacagagctgGGTGTAATTGGCACACTATATTTCCCCAGATAACCTTACTCAGCAATTTTATGTTGAGATGTTAAAAATGGAACCCTGCAGCCTAACAACCACTGGCCTCCAATCATTACCATTTGTAATGTACAATCACCTGGTACACCAACAGCCTATCTATAAAGTTATGGTATCACTAAAATTCTTCCagcaccaagcaaaaacaaagACTGCAAGTATCTGGCAAAAAGGAAAGCATCTGGGTATCAGTGTATTGATGAGACTCTTCCATAACCATAAGCACTCTGTTTTGCTGCTCTTCCAAAACcccaatctttttttattttgagttcCTCCCAGTTACAATCCCACAAGCCCACTTTAATATAATCAATGCTAAAATCCAAAAATTAGGGAGACAGTGTTATAAAAGTCACATTAATTTCTGTACTAACACCACAAGGAAACGAGAGCAGTACATTAAAAGCTACAGATAATGGGAACAATTTAAGGTTTCTATTTCTACAGTATCTTTGTATAAGAGGAGCTGAGACCCAGCATAACTTAAGAAAAAGAACAATGAAACTTTTGAAAAAGTACTGACACCACAACAGCTATTTATTGATGTAAATAAGTATATCAAACAGAAACAGCCTACAAGAAAACACTGGAATTGGGCTGATGGGACCACTGCAATTGAAACATGTCaggtttaattttttattcttcAGATTCACCAGGCTTGCGAATATCATCAATCTTCAGAATCATTCTAACCATTTGAGTAGCCAGAGAGATCTGCTGCTTCTTGCCAATCAAAGTTTCTATGACATGTTGATCCTTCatatctgccaagagaaagaaaatgtaaatGTACTGCATTCACTTAAAATTATTTAACATTCCCAGCATAATACAAGAACATAGAAAACAGATCTGTTCTATGTATCAGCAAGGTAGAGATTTCTATGTATGTTCTTGTTACAACAATTTGCTTTATTCAGTGGTAAGAGCCTGCAGACTCAAGAAGCATTTATCCAGCCTGTGCCTTAGGACCAATGGCTGGTACAATCAAGAGTTAGAAGGACCCAGAGGGAAGACCACACTGTATGGGATTATAATAACCGGGAACAGGCCAAGAGCCCATCCTGTCCAGCATCTGATTCTCAGGTGGCTAACCAGATGACTATAGAAAGCCCCCAAGCAGCACCTAAaagcaagagcactctccccatgTGCGATTTCCAACAGCTGGTATGGTCTCAGGCATAGCCCAATTCTCCATGGAATCTCCCCTGGAATGTCAATGGCACAAAAGGGATGCCACTGTCTTTCACTAAATCCAACTGAAGAGCCCATCTTTTGGAGTGGGTGGAGTATTAAGGGCATTCAGGTGTTTCTAAGAAATTACATGTAGAGACTTctggtctgtcgcggcggagagaaggacgcagggacttcgcgtgccgaagtccctggcctcgcggaggggggggaagtccgcagagcgagcggactccccgtaaaagcaccgggtagagagtcccggtgactcacgcgcccagcggctgctccgttttgcggatcccccgctgcccgagagctcagtagagcgatcgagagccggcggggtggaaccgcgggagccattttgggctatatcttacctccgagaagcgaagctccgagtcctgacccggcaagcggcggattcttccgaataaaattaaaggtttccatgaagtaagtggaattttgatttggactttaaatttattaattggaaaaataggagagactttaaagaaacggaagtcggtctcttcctaatggaaaactgggaggcgctttaaataaacctaagccgaacgacgaaaaagtatttgggactgtggacccgagaggaaaAAAGATCTTTTTGAACcatctcagctcccgagtccggcaccccttgaggtacagcattattaaggggaagagcgctttgacagctgtcaaaagctgtcaaactgtcaaaagaccgggtggatttattgcattgctgtgaacagtaaaaattgattgaaaacgtggtagaactatttaaattggaattaagaatggatttgtgattgagttaaagaacaaaggaaaagaacagccaaaatggagtcgatcgtctgaggaaggaattttccagcaccctttgttccctacctcctgtttgtctgcggttaagagaagaatgaaaacaaagtactctcgagccttccaggaggctgtgctgaactacaaacatgggaggacatttacaaggaacggcaacatcccaatttaccatcagttgaagttgaagtccaagttcaggacttagaggataatttggatttggagactgccgagtttgagactgtgtgtaaggagaaacaacttgatgaaagtattaaagaggacttggactataacaaatatgtttgggatgcagcaaagcatggatttcaaaagggaggaaaacaagcagagcaagaaattgagaagcaaaggaatttaaagatcaatggaattgaagatcctggaggggttaaaatgtggggtgatgtttttgagggatgggaaggacagggacaggggggggggcaaaggcctggagatggatttgggaaagaatgggtgtggggtgaaaattttagttaaaaggttttgtcttggcttttgaaagacggttttcgaaatcttggcttgttaacggaaatgctgatccaattgggggaaaagacttagggagaggagatggagtgtaaaaaagaaagaaaaaaaagctgtgttttcttgaGGGAGTTATAAGAATGGcctaggaaagaatttttaggttgatgtaaatttttgtaagttaagataggtgtttaggcagaaagctgcctactctcctctccttactctgagacactcagtggcagggggtgctcagaggggtgaggaggggatttaatggaaccttggaaatgctgtgccctacaggttcctcttgtggcaggagggggcctgtgggagggcagcatggaaaaggaggaggattgagttaatagtataagaaaaggattttaatttggaatagaaaacccgccataagcaattagaatttgttaggaaaaccaggaggaagagtatcgaggaagtcacaattacaatgttaagataataagaattggggagttaaaactcttccctattgttgttatgtttatatgtgtttatgcatgtttatgaaagagctgggggaaaccaatcctcagagctcctccattcctgtcctttcagtggcaggggggggatgtggggggaggagggaggggggaggccaaacccaacttacaaaggacccctttgattcttaaagctcatgggtatcactggtggcagaggtggaccggtgggtggagggaaaacgaagggacagttttatattgtatgtttgttttgtttgttttgtttgtataaaatcaataaaaattattattaaaaaaaaaagaaattacatgTAGAAGAAAGACAATTGTTACATTCACTGACACTTATCTGAAAATAACGCTGGCACTTGTGGTTCTTACCATTTGTCCCTTTGCGTAAGCAATCAATACCCAAAGCAGAGTTTTCTTCTTTCACTTGCCGAGCCCGCACTGCAGCCATTGTCTGTATAGGATTCATGCCACTATTCTCAGCAAGTGCCATTGGAATGGCTTCGAGGGCATCAGCAAAAGCCCTCATGGCATACTGCTCCAGTGATGGGCACTAGGAGAACAAGTATCACAGAATAAGAAGTCCGAAAACAGAGCCTGCTTTATGTTTTAATAATTGTTTACCTgaaaatatatacttttttttttaaaaaaaaggagaaccaAACAGAACACAGACTGCACAGAACATTTAGCTACAAGAACCTGCCTATGAGATGTGCCCTTCAATCTTAACTGCCtactttattatatttttctccACTTAACAGGATTGCAGCTGTAACTATATTTGGAGAGTGAGGATGCTCAAATCTGACATCATACAGAGAATTGTTTTTCCAGCTGACAAAATATAGCTACCTTCCCTACCCTCAAAACCAAAGCTACTACATAAAAAACTAAAATTTATATTATTGTATTAATAAATGTTAAATATTAATAAGTGGAGAATTCAAATGCTGAATGATTTATATTGACACTCCTCATCTATCACACCATTTTGGCTTTACCTCACCcaacatttttgttttatctATCCTAAAGTTTAACAGCATGAAGTAAGAGCAAAGTCCAAGGAAGTGCTGCTTCAGTTCTGCATTCCACCCCAAAGAGGAACAACAGAAGCAGCAGTGCTCCCAGCAGGGGCGGGCGGCCATCAGCTAGACTGCTTATATAGGAAGCCTTATAAGTCAGTTAGAAGGAGCAGCTAGGTAAACATCAACAGCTGTGCTGTTAGCCGCTGTGATCAGAAAGACATGCATCTGAGCATAACCTGTTGAGCCCcgttttatatatttttacattGTTTCTTCACTTTATGGGAAACAGGACTGTGgtcatttttttgtttattgttagCATTTTGGACTGTGTGCCTATTTGTCATTTTACTGATCCACATCCCTCCCCCCCGATGCTTCTACATGGACAAAACGAACCACTCAAGACTCACATAGTGAATATAATGTCATGAGGCCATATAATGAATCATATTTGGTAATTATGCCAACGAGGACAAGTGAGTTCAATTTATATGAGCAACTCAACAGTTCTTCAAAGACTCCAAATAATAATCCAAGGAGGTGTCTGTGTACATTCAGGCTAACACCCCAGCCCAATAAATGTGGAAAACAGATTACTCTGCTAAGGAAAAAACTAGTATAATTATGCTTCAAGAACagcacccaaaacaaaacaaaacaaaacgaagaAAGGAAAAGCAGCAACTCTCCTCCCCTTTAAAAAGTGATGGGATacatgtggtcctccagagaGCATTCAGGCTTCCCACTGCCATCAAAATGCATGCAGTCCTTTTCCCAatctgtgaggtagcttaggaagagagggggaaataatgGTCCAAGGCCAGCCATTCAAATTCATGACTGAGAAGGGATTCAAACTCATTTTTTCTGGTTCAAGTCTGACACTCCAATATACTACAGTGACTGAAACTTATAGATGGGCTTAGATGCCAATAATTTGAAGATTTCTTGTGTGGGTTTAAAGTTATACTACACATCTGAATAATATTGCAGTTTTATCAGCCTGGTAACAATTCATCCTTATCAATCCACAAGCATAAAATTGCTTATGGATACTGAATACTGAATAGGGTGCTGCTATTAGCAGGTGCTTCACTAGAAACCACAAGTAGGAACAAAATTGGATCTGCAGTGCAGCACCCGTAGTTCTACAAAAGCTTAATGTAAAGTTGGTCAGCATGGCATATCAactaactttttcttttttaccttatCTGCTGCTTCACTAACAGCCAGTGCACAAGAGATCTCAGAAGCACCTCCACCATAAACGATACGGTTGTCACGAACAAGATTCCTGATCACACACAATGCATCGTGAAGGGATCGTTTGGCTTCTTCAATGATCTTCAATTAGAGAAAGCAATTGCAGACACACAAGAAAGGTGAGGTTATAGCACTTTCCCAATAAACAGGAAAAAACCAACAAGCATACAAAATTTGAACAGCAGATTCCACTAGCAATTTTACTGCTGTCATTTGCCCAGTTTCATTCTTTTTAGTGGCTTAGAATTGCTTCAGTCCCATCATGCTCCTAAAGCATGGATACCCGGAAATCCTATCAAAACatagttaggctgcaatcctatatccatttATCGGTTGAGTAAACCCTACTGAATAgaatgagacttgcttctgagtaggactGCTGTTCTAAAAATCCACACAACCCCTCCTCCAGCTACTTCTATCTGTATCAGAAGCAACAGCAcacaaaatgaatgaactgcagcctTTTCTTGCCTCCCAAGAATTCCTTTTAGAAGGCAGTTCTCCTGTCCAACACAGGATGAGCAAACAACACTACTATTCAGTTTTGATGCTTCTACTGAAAGGCctacaaacttaatttcaaagGTGGCAAAATTTATTTGATAATCTAGTTTAGAAGGTTCACTGGTTGAAGAcaaaaagtgggataaaaattaTGCTCACAACACAGTGAAACAAATAAAACTCTAATTTCAACTTGATGTGCATGTGGGAGTAGAACATGTAAAGAACAGAACAGGTACATTCAAGCAGTAGAAAGGATGGAGAAGTTCCCttgaaaaagtgaaaatctgctgtgcaagcaaaacacactgttAATGCAACCTATTATGTTTAAATGAACCCTTAAGGTATCCAGAATTAAGAGCCAGCTATCCACCTATAGTATATCAAAAGAAAGAGTGACCTCCTAATCTCTAATGCTCTGTCATGAACTTTCCTTGAACTTTAAATACTTTTCTTAGATCACCTATTTCCAAAGTTAATAAGGGCACACTAATACATACAAATGATTACTACTTGTTCTTGTCACAACTTAGGAATTTCTATTACGGCCTCCtatacggcctcggtccagtatacctgaaggagcgtctcctcccccatcgttctgcccggacactgaggtccagcgccgagggccttctggcggttccctcactacgagaaaccaagttacagggaaccaggcagagggccttctcggtagtggcacccaccctgtggaatgccctcccaccagaggtcaaagagaacaacaactaccagacctttagaaggcatctcaaggcagccatgtttagggaagcttttaatgtttgatggatttctgtattttggtgttttgctggaagccgcccagagtggctgggggaacccggccagatgggcggggtataaattattattattattattattattattattattattattaatattatggcAGATCAAAGCGAAACGGTACAAAGATTTTaacgggggggtgggggacaactcTGGACACGATCTGATTAAATTAGCTCACTCACCATTTTATTTCCACCTCTGATGAAGATGGTCACAGCTCTGGAATTCTTGCATTGCTCAATTACAAGCATTTTGTCTTTTGTGGTTCCAAATGAGAGCTCTTTGACAATGCCAGCAAATCCTAGTTTTTCAGGTGTGAGCTCACAAAAACGAGGTACAATGCGGCCTCCAGTTGCAATGGCAATCAACTGAAAGCAATGAGAACAGCTATGAATGACAAACCTTAAAGTACACAGGAAAAGTAAGGAGTAGCAAGTGACTGATACTTACTTCTATTTCAGGACCACCAACCCAGCGAACGGCAGGTAAGTCATTCTGAAGCAGTAAGTGATTGGCCTCATCATCAAATCCCCACTGGCAAATAGCTAGGGTTGCACCAGTGTCTTTGAtctaaaatacatacatacatacatacttatgCTAtgctttttttcaagaaaaatagttgctggaactcaccatgaagttgttacagtaagttgcCGCAGGAATaggggcagccctgaacagaccCATGGAGGTActaaaaactatggcaagctcccTAGCTCGTTTGGGGGTTGCCCTTGGTTGTGGTGCACATCAAATAAATGCGCCCCCACCTCCCTTAATCTCTTAAATTTAGGCAGATGGctaggggagcttggaagggccTTCGTGCTAACGTAAACGGTAGAGGCCTGGCTCAAAAGCTTAAAGCCTACCAATGCTATAcaggagatggaaggaagaaaaggaaatatgaattggCCCTGCACCATAGTTTGACCAATCACAGCTAagagctaggtggagtcatagatctCAAAAAAAGTACAAACTCGCACATGCTGGTCAGCTTCCGTTTTGACTGGAAATGTTAGTTTTGAGCTTCTCAGAAGTACATAAAAGTAAGAAGTGGGCAAGGAAGCACTGGTTCGCAATTGTACTCCCAGCTTTAGAAGCATTGAGTGGTATCCAACAAAGTAAAACTCAGAACAGACTCACTGAAAATCAAGAGACTTCGTCGTGAATAGTGAATACAGTACACTGGATTCCAACTCTAACTGCAACTTACATCAGCCTCACTTCTAAATCCTAATCAAGTGCATATTAAACTTCTGATTTTATGCAAGACAAACCTTGCTGTAAATAGGAAATTCAGAATTTTTGTTCAATTTCCTTTTAGTATTGCAAGAAGTATAATCTGGGCTAAGTGCAGGCAGAAATTCTGCAGAAGCGCATTTCTCCCCTCTTTAAATGTTAGAAATTTtgaaattacaggtaggtagccgtgttggtctgagtcgaagcaaaataattacaggtaggtagccgtgttggtctgagtcgaagcaaaataattttGAACATACAGTTGATTGCAAAACTATGCTTAGAAGTCTGCAAGATAAATCCCATAAACCACAGAGGTGAATAAATAAGCTATCTATTGGCAGGGGGGCAATGTTTCAGTGCCATACATAGCACCTTCCCCTACCCATGATTAGGAATACCAGAATTATGCAAAAACTGCTTTTATATACGAGTTGTATTATTTGGCTTCCCTTGATAAAGAATTTGAATAGCCTGCACCTGGAATATAATAAACTTTAGGAGCGGAATATATACAACACTGAATACAATGGTCACTTACAGTACTATTTGGAAAGAGTGTTAATTGTCAAATGCAAGTGAAGATTTTTGTGACACTTTTCAAAAGCCTTTTTGCATATTAAAACAAATAAGTATCATTCTAACCTGTTTCACCATCTCATCAAACTTCTCCTTCTCGTACTGCTGCAATGCCCTGTAATCTTCCACAGATGTTACATCAAGCTTATGCTTAGTTTTTGGCTTAGGTGGCTCAAATGGGCAAGTCAGTATTGCAATTTTAACATCTTTAAGTTCCTGGGAAAATAAGGGCTACAGTTAAAGTGGGTAATAAATTTTCAAGTTTTAATGATTAAAAATTAATGGTTTCCACAAGAACAAACCACCCCAGATACtaatgacaatacagtggtacctctggttacgaacttaatttgttccggaggtctgttcttaatctgaaaccgttGCTTACCGTTCctaactttagctaatggggcctcccgctgccgccgcgccattTCTGTTCCcaacctgaggtaaagttcttaacccgaggtaatacttccgggttagtggagtctgtaacccgaagtgtttgtaacctgaggtaccactgtaataatacatTTTGAGTTCATTTAGAACAACTGGACTTAAGCAGCAATAAGAAAATTCAAGGTGTACAAAGAAAAAATCCCATTACCAAATCAACAAGGTCACTCACTTTAGGCATTTGTGGGTGGCTGAAGTCTTTATCTACTATCACACCTTTTACTAGTTGGGTGTCCTCCAGTCTACCACCGACCTTGCCTTGGACTTTTATCAGCTCAAAATCAACATCTCTACGCTCCATATCTGCCACAGTTAGCACCGCATTTACAGCTATTTCTGCCATTTGTCTGTGGCAACGATTAAttctaaaaatgaaagaaagtttCATTACAAAATAttcaggtaattaaaaaaaaatcaaacattgtaGACCCGAATGGCTTACTGAAGATTTTGGAGAACTCACAGAATAAATAGAATCTTTAAACTATGTTGACACAAGCTCACTTTAAATTTATGATCAAACTGCATGTTATGTTAAGCACTTATCCTCAACGCCAccacttttattttgaagaaaaggaaCTTATCAGCAGAAAACAGTGAGAAGAGAAAATCAAACTGTAAAAGAGTAGTGAAGAACCTCAGGTCTGCAAGGCCTTTTTGAGCTAACCACAGCCAGCTTTCCATGGCCTGATGTCATATGATGTCAGACATAGGAAACATCAAGCCACCACTGAAAACTTCAAGCTGCAACTAAAGGATGAAGAATTAGAAGCACACTCTAAGCGTGTTTCTGATTTTTCCTTGCAGCCATGTATTGACTCTGAATTAAAGTTGGGGGTGCAAGGGAACAATCTTCTTTTTCAAGTCTGGCTGAACTTTGTGACCTGACATCAGGTGGGTGTAACCTGTCAATGCAGCCCAAGGATACAGCCCTCCAGCCAGATCTAATCACTAAAGCCTGTTGTAAAGAGTAAACAGCAATGGATTGCATTTTggcaacatttccccccacagtAGAACTTATCATGAAGTTATCACCCAgtatctcctctctttccccgcCCAGCTGCAgaaactccagctgttttgggactacaattcccatcatccctgaccactggtcctgttagctagggatgatgggagtcgtagtcccaaaacagctggagggccaagtttggccatgcctgacctaGAGAAATTGCAAGCAGCTGTCTCCGCTTCCTCACTCTTTTCTTTGGGTGACACAACATAGGTGGTTCATCATGGAGGCAGTTACTTCATCTTTTCACTTGTTTACCTTTGCTCTCCCTCTGCATAGAACTCTGGTGGAAAGTGGGCCTGGTGAGCCCAAAGCTCCCCAATATACACACAGTAAAAATATACACAGTAAAAAGACAAAAAGCAGGTAAAAGTGGCAGCTCCAAGAAGCAGTAACCACCTACTTTTGCTCACCAAAACAAAGAGCACACAAGCAGGTGTAGCCTGCCAAATGAAAAGAGCAAATGAGtgatcagaagcagcagcaaccatcACTTTCCCAATCCTTGCTGTTGCAAGA from Zootoca vivipara chromosome 8, rZooViv1.1, whole genome shotgun sequence encodes:
- the CCT5 gene encoding T-complex protein 1 subunit epsilon; this encodes MSAMGTLAFDEYGRPFLILKDQERKSRSTGIDALKSHILAAKAVANTLRSSLGPNGLDKMMVDKDGDVTVTNDGATILNMMDVDHQIAKLMVELAKSQDDEIGDGTTGVVVLAGALLEQAEHLLDRGIHPIRIADGYEQAARIAIENLDKISDSFPVDPENLEPLIQTAKTTLGSKVINRCHRQMAEIAVNAVLTVADMERRDVDFELIKVQGKVGGRLEDTQLVKGVIVDKDFSHPQMPKELKDVKIAILTCPFEPPKPKTKHKLDVTSVEDYRALQQYEKEKFDEMVKQIKDTGATLAICQWGFDDEANHLLLQNDLPAVRWVGGPEIELIAIATGGRIVPRFCELTPEKLGFAGIVKELSFGTTKDKMLVIEQCKNSRAVTIFIRGGNKMIIEEAKRSLHDALCVIRNLVRDNRIVYGGGASEISCALAVSEAADKCPSLEQYAMRAFADALEAIPMALAENSGMNPIQTMAAVRARQVKEENSALGIDCLRKGTNDMKDQHVIETLIGKKQQISLATQMVRMILKIDDIRKPGESEE